From Demequina capsici:
GCCTCCCACACGTCCAGCACCGACTCGATGGCGTACGCCGGCGCCTGCAGCACCTCCTGAGGGATCTCGGCAAGGTTCGCCGCACCGTCGCCGATCCCGAACTGGCGGGACATGCGCGCGATCACCCCCGGCATCGACTCCGTGGTGAGCACGTAGTCCTCGACGATGTGCCGACGCTCGACGCCGATCAGCGCGAGCGCAAGCGCCACGGTGAGGCCCGTGCGGTCCTTGCCCGCTGAGCAGTGCACGAGCGAGGGACCATCGGCACCTGCCACCACCGTGACCGCCTCCACCAGTCGCGCGGCCGCCTCGCCCTTGATCATCTGCGCATACAGGCCCTTGAGCGTGCCTCCCCCGGCCTGCGCCTGCACTGCGGCGTCGGCGAACACGGGCACAGCCACCACGACGGTGCTCTCGGCAAGGGGATGCCCGTGCGACCTCTCGGCCTCGTCTCGCAGGTCCACCACCAGCGACGGCGGCCAAGGCTCGTGGCCCTCGGGCGGCAGGTCTCCGAAGTGCGGCGCGTCGGACCTCCACAGCACGCCCAGCTTCAGACCGGGGACAAGGTGGGCGACGTCGCGAAGGTTGGCCAGGGTGTTCATGCCTCGAGTCCACCACAGCCTGGCGTCTTCGCACACGGCACGGAGTCCCGTGTCGCGGCACCCCCGCAGTGGCACAACTGCGAGGCCGAGTGAGCCCTGGCAGGACATCAGTGTCGAGTCGACGCGCCAGATCCGACGCTCATGCACTGCCAGAACGCAGAGCCCGCCGTGCGCCGCTTGTGCAGCCGCCCACGGCCCCGGCGCACAGTCCCAGCGCACAGTCCCCGCCCACAGTCGCCGCCCACGGTCCCGGCCCACCGTCCCGGTCTGCCGTCCTCGAGCGCGAGTACCGTGGCCTGCGTCGCTGCGACCCCGCGCGGCGGGAAGGAGACCCATGTCCGTCTGGTTCATCACCGGCTGCTCCACCGGCATCGGCCGCGCCACCGCTGAGGTGGCCGCCGAGGCGGGGCACACCGTCATCGCGACGGCTCGCCGCCCCGAGACGCTCGACGACCTCGTGGCCCGGTTCCCCGCCAACGTCCATGCCCTTCCCCTGGACGTCACGGACGACGCGTCGATCGCCGCTGCCGTCTCGACAGCGATCCATCGCGCAGGCCGTGTGGACGTGCTGCTCAACAACGCGGGGATCGGACTGTTCTCCACGATCGAGGAGTCCGACCCGGCCGACGCCCACGCCGTCATGGACGCCAACTTCTGGGGCGCCGCCAAGGTCACCACCGCGCTGCTGCCCCACCTGCGCACACAGCGCTCGGGTCACATCCTCACGATCTCCTCGATCGCGGGCGTGCGCGGCTCCGCCGGCCTGGGCTACTACTGCGCCTCGAAGTTCGCGGTGTCCGGGTTCATGGAGGCCCTCGCCGCCGAGGTGGGACACCTGGGGATCAAGATCACGTTGGTCGAGCCAGGCCCGGTGCGCTCCCTCTGGATCCCGTCGGGCGCCAAGAACGAGGACATCATGCCGGACTACGCGCCGGTCATGGAGCCGTTCTGGGACCGCATCCACGCGCTCCCCGGCCACCAGCCCGGTTCCCCCACGGCGCTCGCCGAGGCGATGCTCACGCTCGTCGCCGCGCAGGAGCCGCCGCGCCACTTCATCGCGGGCGCGCACGCGCTCACCCAGACTCGCGCCAAGCTGACAAGCCTTGGCGCCGAGGTCGACGCCTGGGAGCAGCTGACTCTCTCCGTCGACCGTCCGCACGAATAGACGACGCAGGCCTGGAGCCACAGGCCGAGGCCGTCTCCTCTCGCAAGGACGCACAGGGGTCCCGGGTCGACGGTCGACCCGGGACCCTCGTCATGCGCGCGCGACTACGCCATGTCGCAGTAGCCGCCGTTGAGCAGGAACGCTCCGGGGGCGGTCACGCCGTCCACCTGGGTCCCGAGGAACCCGAAGGTCTCCTGCCTCCCCGGCTTGATGAGCGAGTCGTACGACAGGCTCGACGCGGTGACGTCCGCCCCGTCCTGCGTCACGTCGACCCTCCATGCCTGGGTGATCTGCTCGGCGCCGCTCCAGCTCCACGTGAGGTCCCAGCCGTCGATCGGCTCGGTCCCGGTGTTGGTGAGGACCACCTGCGCGTTGAACCCGCCGCCCATGCGGGGGTTGAACCAGGCCGAGTGGGTCACGTAACGCACCTGGCAGGAGTGCACGTCGGGCGTCAGCTGCAGGCCGACGAGCACCGGGTCATGGTCGGACGTGCGGTACATGTCGGGGGCGTAGAGCGCGGCGATCTCGTCGGCGCTCAAGTACTCCTCGTTGTAGCTGAGCACCGGGTTCTCGTCCGAGTTGATGTGATACTCGCTCGATCCCGTCACCTGTGCGGCCATCGACGGTGAGGCGAAGCCGTAGTCGAGCGAGCCCCACTGGCCCGAGTAGACGTACGAGTAGTCGCCGTCTCCCAGCTGGACGTAGCCGGCGTCCACGAGCACCTGGATCGGGTCCTCCTTGGCGTAGGAGTTGAAGTCGCCCACCATGATGACGTCGGGGTCGCCGTTGCCGGCAGCTCCCGAGTCGATCCAATCCACGAGCGCCTCCGCAGCCGCGGTACGGGTCGCGTTCCAGCAGCCCGCGCCGTCGCCGGAGTCATCGTCCGCCGTGCCGGCCTCCGGCGAGTCGGCCGCCGGGCACGAGCCCTTGGACTTGAGATGGTTCGCGACCACCGTGAAGTCGCCGCCCGTGCTCAGATCGGTGAAGGACTGTGCGAGCGACGGACGGTTCCTGTCATCCACGAACCGCGCGTCCACCGACGAGTCCATGAGCGTGAAGTCGCCCGCGAGCGCCACCTTGTCGGTGCGGTAGATCATGCCGACGCGGATCGCGTCGGTTCCGATCACCCCGGTCTCGACGGGCGCCCACACGTCCGTGCCGAGCAGGTCGTTCAGGCCCGACGCGAGGTCACCCGCAGTGTCCACACCGGGGGTGTTCTCCAGCTCGGCGAGCCCGATCACGTCGGCGTCCAGGGCGGACAGCGCCTGCAGCAGCTTGGCCCGCTGCTTGGACTGCTCCTGCGCGGAGTCGGCGCCGCGGCACTCCATGGTCTGAGCCGCGCCGCAGACGTCGTGCTTGCCGTCGTCCACGGTGAGGAAGTAGTTGAGCACGTTGAAGCCGGCCACCTGGATCGAGCCGCCGACGTCCTCCGGCTCGGCGGGACGCGGGTTCGTGGACTCGAAGAGGGGGATGACCCCGCCCGGCACGAGGCCGGAGTCGGAGAGGTCGCCGACGGCACGCACGCGGTACCCGCCGCCCGACTGGTAGTAGTCCAGGACTCCCACCAGGCCCGTCACCGTGTCACCGCCGCGCAGCGAGGTGGACGACGTGACGTTCTGCCCGTCGACTCCGTACACGAGGGGCCACGGGTTCTGAGCGTTGGTGGCGTCATCGAGCGTGATCTGGTTGAGGTCGTTCGCGGCCTGGAGTGCGATCGCGTCGGGGCCCGGAGCGACGACTGCGGTCGGCTGGTCCAGGCGTCCGCCCGAGCTGAGCAGGACCTCGCCGTAGCGCGCCTGGTTGTACAGCTCCGTCACCGACAGCGCTTGAGGGAACGTGACGAGCATGCTCTCGTATCGCTCCAGCTCGTCGGCCGAGGTCAGCGGCAGAGTGACCGTCGCGGGCGTGACCGTGTTGCCGCTCGACATCACGGTGACGTCGGTGACCGAGCCGATCTCCGTCACGCCCTTGTACTCGGTGACCTTGCCCCTCACGGACACGAGGTCGCCGAGCGCGACCGGGTCGCTGTAGTCGTAGACGAAGACGCCCTCGGACGTGGCGGGATCGCCATCGGCGTCGGCGTCGAGCGACTGCACGTGGAAGCCCGAGAGCTGGTAGTCGCCGCCGTCGCCCTGGTAGTCGCCTACGACGACGCCCTCGATGGTGACGATCTGACCCGTGAGCGGCGAGGTCTCACCGGAGCCCTGGATCGCGGAGATCTTGGTGACGGACGGCTCGTCGGTGCCGCCGCCGGTGTCGCCGCCATCGCCCGAGCCGGCGGGCGTGTATGCGCCGGCCGCGCAGGTCGTGGTGTGCGATCCGAGGTAGCCGAACGTGTCGGTCGCATAGCCGGTCCAGCCTGCGAGGTCGTAGACGTCGGTCGGGTCGGCGTCACCGGAGCAGACCGCGGCATCGCGCACGAGCGTGCGGTCCCTGGTGCTGCCCGTGGCGTCGCCAGCGGTGCCGCCGGTCCACACGACCTGGAGCCCCACCTGGCCGATCGAGTCCACCACGGTGCCCGTCGCCAGGTCGCCGTAGTAGAGGACCACGGCGTCGTCGCCGTTGAAGTTCACCGAGCTCAGGCTGACGCTGCCTGCGACGTCCTTGATGGCCTGGGTGGCGGACGAGTTGTAGTACACCTGCGTCTGCCCTGCGGCGATCGTGCCGGAGAGCGTGTTGTGGTACGTGGCGGACGTCGCGCCGTTCGAGTACAGGGCGAGCGTGTAGCCGCCCAGGTCGATCGCGTCGGTGGTCCCGTTGTAGATCTCGATCGCCTTGTTGCTCGACGAACCCTCGATGTACTCGGAGATGATCAGGTCGTGCAGTGCATCACCGTCGGCTGCGGCGGCCGGCAGGGCGACAAGAGTCGTCGCCCCCATCGCCACCAGTGCCGCGGACGCAAGAGCGCGTGCGCGCATAGGTTTCCCTCCCTAGATCCCCCACCCCTGGGGGATAGATCCATTTCGGGCGAAACAGACCTTTTCCAACCTAGGCGCAGAAGTTGGCGACCGGGAGGGCAGCCACGTAAACAGCGTGTGAATTCTTCCTGGCAGACGCGCCAACGGCGGCGGCGACGCTCAAGGTTCGTCGCCGCCGCCTGTCCAGGCCGCTGCCGGGGGCGGACGTCTCAGCCGGACGTCGCTCCTCCGGTGAGCAGCGCGACCATGGGCGCGTGGGCCGGCACCGCGAACGGCATCCTCGCGTCTCCGGCCCTCAGGGTGAGCACCACGGCATCGGGGTATTCGTGGTGAGGCTCGACGTCGACGCGGTCGATCGACGCCATCGGGACGGTCAGCCTGGACGACGACAGGGTGGGCACCGACCCGCGGGTCAGCCACTCGTGCCGG
This genomic window contains:
- a CDS encoding tyrosine-protein phosphatase translates to MNTLANLRDVAHLVPGLKLGVLWRSDAPHFGDLPPEGHEPWPPSLVVDLRDEAERSHGHPLAESTVVVAVPVFADAAVQAQAGGGTLKGLYAQMIKGEAAARLVEAVTVVAGADGPSLVHCSAGKDRTGLTVALALALIGVERRHIVEDYVLTTESMPGVIARMSRQFGIGDGAANLAEIPQEVLQAPAYAIESVLDVWEAHPGGVEEWFYAAGGEAAVVTRLRERLLDA
- a CDS encoding oxidoreductase; its protein translation is MSVWFITGCSTGIGRATAEVAAEAGHTVIATARRPETLDDLVARFPANVHALPLDVTDDASIAAAVSTAIHRAGRVDVLLNNAGIGLFSTIEESDPADAHAVMDANFWGAAKVTTALLPHLRTQRSGHILTISSIAGVRGSAGLGYYCASKFAVSGFMEALAAEVGHLGIKITLVEPGPVRSLWIPSGAKNEDIMPDYAPVMEPFWDRIHALPGHQPGSPTALAEAMLTLVAAQEPPRHFIAGAHALTQTRAKLTSLGAEVDAWEQLTLSVDRPHE
- a CDS encoding ExeM/NucH family extracellular endonuclease encodes the protein MRARALASAALVAMGATTLVALPAAAADGDALHDLIISEYIEGSSSNKAIEIYNGTTDAIDLGGYTLALYSNGATSATYHNTLSGTIAAGQTQVYYNSSATQAIKDVAGSVSLSSVNFNGDDAVVLYYGDLATGTVVDSIGQVGLQVVWTGGTAGDATGSTRDRTLVRDAAVCSGDADPTDVYDLAGWTGYATDTFGYLGSHTTTCAAGAYTPAGSGDGGDTGGGTDEPSVTKISAIQGSGETSPLTGQIVTIEGVVVGDYQGDGGDYQLSGFHVQSLDADADGDPATSEGVFVYDYSDPVALGDLVSVRGKVTEYKGVTEIGSVTDVTVMSSGNTVTPATVTLPLTSADELERYESMLVTFPQALSVTELYNQARYGEVLLSSGGRLDQPTAVVAPGPDAIALQAANDLNQITLDDATNAQNPWPLVYGVDGQNVTSSTSLRGGDTVTGLVGVLDYYQSGGGYRVRAVGDLSDSGLVPGGVIPLFESTNPRPAEPEDVGGSIQVAGFNVLNYFLTVDDGKHDVCGAAQTMECRGADSAQEQSKQRAKLLQALSALDADVIGLAELENTPGVDTAGDLASGLNDLLGTDVWAPVETGVIGTDAIRVGMIYRTDKVALAGDFTLMDSSVDARFVDDRNRPSLAQSFTDLSTGGDFTVVANHLKSKGSCPAADSPEAGTADDDSGDGAGCWNATRTAAAEALVDWIDSGAAGNGDPDVIMVGDFNSYAKEDPIQVLVDAGYVQLGDGDYSYVYSGQWGSLDYGFASPSMAAQVTGSSEYHINSDENPVLSYNEEYLSADEIAALYAPDMYRTSDHDPVLVGLQLTPDVHSCQVRYVTHSAWFNPRMGGGFNAQVVLTNTGTEPIDGWDLTWSWSGAEQITQAWRVDVTQDGADVTASSLSYDSLIKPGRQETFGFLGTQVDGVTAPGAFLLNGGYCDMA